One part of the Zymomonas mobilis subsp. pomaceae ATCC 29192 genome encodes these proteins:
- the leuC gene encoding 3-isopropylmalate dehydratase large subunit — protein MTKNPRTLYEKIWDAHVIERREDGSALVYIDRHLVHEVTSPQAFESLRQTGRTMRRADRTLAVPDHNVPTTARLDQDGKPLAIADPQSAAQLAALAKNAPEFGVRYISATDPEQGIVHVVGPEQGFTLPGTTLVCGDSHTAAHGALGALAFGIGTSEVEHVMATQTLILSPSKTMEVRVEGALSPDVSAKDLILHIIHVLGTAGGTGYAIEYTGEAIRNLSIEERLTVSNMSIEAGARTGLIAPDEKTFAYLMGRPMAPKGKDWDKAVQWWRSLATDEGAIYDKTVVIKAADVQPSVTWGTSPEDVLPITGVVPDPASFADPAKQAAARRSLEYMDLKPGQKMEGLAIENVFIGSCTNSRIEDLRAAASVVWGRHVADTIKQALVVPGSGLVKRQAEAEGLDQIFKAAGFEWREPGCSMCLAMNPDKVPAGERCASTSNRNFVGRQGPGSRTHLVSPAMAAAAAVTGYLTDVRNMVPLASVKQGETA, from the coding sequence ATGACGAAAAACCCCCGCACGCTTTACGAAAAAATATGGGACGCTCATGTTATTGAGCGTCGTGAAGATGGATCTGCACTTGTTTATATTGACCGGCATCTTGTGCATGAAGTGACTAGTCCGCAAGCTTTTGAAAGCCTCCGTCAAACAGGTCGCACAATGCGCAGAGCTGATCGCACCTTGGCGGTGCCCGATCACAATGTGCCGACGACGGCGCGGCTTGATCAAGACGGCAAGCCTTTGGCGATTGCCGATCCTCAATCGGCTGCACAGTTAGCGGCTTTGGCGAAAAATGCGCCTGAATTCGGCGTGCGTTATATCAGCGCTACTGACCCTGAACAGGGGATTGTGCATGTTGTCGGGCCGGAACAAGGTTTTACGTTACCCGGCACAACTTTGGTTTGTGGGGATAGCCATACGGCTGCCCATGGTGCCTTGGGTGCTTTGGCTTTTGGTATCGGAACATCCGAAGTCGAACATGTCATGGCAACCCAGACTTTGATCTTATCGCCTTCCAAAACGATGGAAGTGCGCGTTGAGGGGGCTTTGTCGCCTGATGTTTCAGCAAAAGATTTAATCTTGCATATTATTCATGTGCTGGGGACTGCGGGGGGCACGGGCTATGCTATCGAATATACAGGCGAGGCTATCCGCAATCTGTCGATTGAAGAGCGTTTGACCGTTTCCAATATGTCCATTGAAGCAGGGGCGCGCACCGGTTTGATTGCACCGGATGAGAAAACCTTTGCCTATCTTATGGGACGGCCTATGGCCCCTAAGGGTAAAGATTGGGACAAAGCAGTTCAGTGGTGGCGGTCATTAGCAACCGATGAAGGCGCGATTTACGATAAAACGGTTGTTATTAAAGCGGCTGATGTCCAGCCTTCAGTGACTTGGGGAACTAGCCCTGAAGATGTTTTACCCATCACTGGCGTTGTACCCGATCCGGCTTCTTTTGCTGATCCAGCCAAGCAAGCTGCCGCGCGGCGGTCGCTTGAATATATGGATTTGAAACCCGGCCAGAAAATGGAAGGGCTTGCGATTGAAAATGTCTTTATTGGAAGCTGCACCAACAGCCGGATTGAAGATTTAAGGGCGGCGGCCTCTGTTGTATGGGGACGGCATGTTGCTGATACTATCAAGCAGGCCTTGGTCGTACCGGGTTCCGGTTTGGTAAAACGTCAGGCTGAAGCCGAAGGCTTGGATCAGATATTCAAGGCTGCCGGTTTTGAATGGCGTGAACCGGGATGCTCTATGTGTCTTGCGATGAATCCGGATAAAGTGCCTGCCGGTGAGCGTTGTGCCTCTACTTCAAATCGTAATTTTGTTGGACGGCAGGGGCCAGGATCAAGAACGCATCTCGTTTCGCCTGCTATGGCTGCCGCGGCAGCTGTGACGGGGTATTTGACAGATGTCCGCAATATGGTGCCGCTTGCATCGGTCAAACAGGGAGAAACGGCATGA
- a CDS encoding serine hydrolase domain-containing protein, with the protein MKCRTIITAINQKKKKPVADFKSKVASLQKTVFKIGTVLMAACSIMPSALLAAGDNQNTIVQSLSPPEEGTSAINYQQIDQRLNRLMNSKTMVGLGVVIVENGQIRFVRGYGVRKAGGHEIVSPNTLFRWASLSKGVAATLVNVLADKRRLSLDDMIARYGTSLHLPDHAEQRATIRMLLSQRLGLVHNAYDDRLEQGEDPANLRQTLDRLHLSCAVGQCYGYQNIAFDTAHEIVERVTGQSYAQAVRRYLFLPLGMYSASIGREALVNSLDWAEPHTGQHVKVVNENYYRIPAAGGVNSSILDLGRWMRAQMGMDPETLPPALLNRLHQPQINTGTWKGGPVDHAMDDAAYAMAFRVYHYRGHLMVGHRGAVSGYRSLILFDPKLKSGVAALWNSESPRPTGVQLEVMDMLYHQPFHDWMELDVPDQPAHLVHTREKHLEAAPLRKGQNARTSHTLHHGGLVEHSHKVEKSTSHKASLPHNASLHKTEHSVKVKKTVTVTKKVTAKKVNPTHKK; encoded by the coding sequence ATGAAGTGTCGGACGATCATCACGGCTATCAATCAGAAGAAAAAAAAACCTGTAGCCGATTTTAAAAGTAAGGTCGCCTCTCTTCAAAAAACGGTTTTCAAGATAGGTACCGTTTTGATGGCAGCGTGCAGTATAATGCCCTCTGCTTTGCTGGCTGCTGGTGACAATCAGAATACTATTGTTCAGAGTTTATCGCCCCCAGAAGAGGGGACGAGTGCTATAAATTATCAGCAGATCGATCAGCGTTTAAATCGGCTTATGAACTCTAAGACTATGGTCGGATTGGGTGTGGTCATCGTCGAGAATGGCCAGATCCGTTTTGTTCGGGGATATGGTGTCAGAAAAGCGGGCGGACATGAAATTGTATCCCCGAACACTTTATTCCGCTGGGCTTCCCTGTCCAAGGGGGTAGCCGCAACGCTGGTCAATGTCTTGGCGGATAAGCGTCGTTTATCCTTAGATGATATGATTGCCCGTTATGGCACCAGTTTACATTTGCCTGATCATGCAGAACAGCGGGCTACTATTCGGATGTTATTATCCCAGCGTTTGGGATTGGTTCATAACGCCTATGATGATAGATTAGAACAAGGCGAGGATCCAGCTAACCTACGTCAAACGCTTGACCGTCTGCATTTAAGTTGTGCCGTCGGCCAGTGTTATGGTTATCAGAATATCGCTTTTGATACCGCGCATGAAATCGTTGAACGGGTCACGGGGCAGAGTTATGCCCAAGCGGTAAGACGGTATCTTTTTTTACCCCTTGGTATGTATTCCGCTTCGATTGGTCGTGAAGCGCTCGTCAACTCGCTTGATTGGGCCGAACCCCATACCGGTCAGCATGTAAAGGTCGTCAACGAGAATTATTATCGTATTCCGGCGGCGGGTGGCGTCAATAGCTCGATTTTGGATTTAGGACGCTGGATGCGGGCACAAATGGGAATGGATCCTGAAACGTTACCGCCTGCCCTTCTCAATCGGCTTCACCAACCCCAGATTAATACCGGAACCTGGAAAGGCGGTCCCGTCGATCATGCTATGGATGATGCCGCCTATGCGATGGCTTTTCGTGTGTATCACTATCGGGGTCATCTGATGGTCGGGCATCGCGGCGCGGTCAGCGGTTATCGTTCCTTGATCTTGTTTGATCCAAAGCTTAAATCGGGTGTAGCGGCTTTATGGAATAGCGAAAGCCCGCGCCCGACAGGCGTGCAGCTAGAGGTGATGGATATGCTTTATCATCAACCTTTTCATGACTGGATGGAACTTGACGTTCCTGATCAACCTGCCCATCTTGTGCATACCAGAGAAAAACATCTGGAGGCTGCTCCTTTAAGAAAAGGGCAGAATGCCCGAACCAGTCATACCCTTCACCACGGCGGTCTGGTTGAGCATAGCCATAAGGTTGAAAAGAGCACCAGCCATAAGGCATCTTTACCCCATAACGCTTCTCTCCATAAAACAGAGCATAGCGTAAAGGTAAAGAAAACCGTGACGGTTACGAAAAAGGTGACTGCTAAAAAGGTCAACCCCACTCACAAAAAATAA
- a CDS encoding MFS transporter has protein sequence MKASIRLLTKRRFLPLFVTQTLGAFNDNLFRTVIVLVATYGIYSDPQIETRFSAVATGIFIIPFFLFSALAGQLADTHDKAKIIRIVKIVEIGIMLAGAIGLWVYSVPLMLVGVFAMGIHSTFFGPIKYAILPQHLQKDEVLGGTGLVEAGSYLAILSGTILAGFITSRQAGIIVLIIAVLGCYASRSIPDAKAEHDGPPLDRNIVRASYRLVSGTMHIPRLFLAICSISFFWAIGSVLIIQFPPVVKNLFYADRQVASLFLAIFSIGVAIGSLLINRLLSGNVSARYAPASVLAMGVSVLGFDRVIHNWHNLPTGRFFTVSAFIHQPDIWMVFVALLAIAVTGGMFVVPLYAFLTTTVAKDHTARTVAANNIMTSGAMVFGGFSAALANSLGASTSQILWGVAAMCCIAAWLSWRLHCSCD, from the coding sequence ATGAAAGCTTCTATCCGGCTTCTGACTAAACGCCGGTTCCTGCCGCTTTTCGTTACCCAGACTTTAGGGGCGTTTAACGATAATCTGTTCAGGACGGTGATAGTTCTGGTAGCCACTTATGGGATTTATTCTGATCCTCAGATCGAGACCCGTTTTTCTGCGGTGGCCACCGGTATTTTTATTATACCTTTTTTCCTATTTTCTGCTTTGGCAGGGCAGTTGGCCGATACCCATGATAAGGCCAAGATTATCCGTATCGTCAAAATAGTGGAAATCGGTATCATGTTGGCAGGCGCTATCGGATTATGGGTTTATTCAGTGCCTTTAATGTTGGTGGGTGTGTTTGCGATGGGCATTCATTCGACTTTTTTTGGCCCTATCAAATACGCTATTTTACCACAACATTTGCAAAAGGATGAAGTGCTGGGCGGCACGGGGCTGGTCGAGGCGGGTAGTTATCTTGCTATATTATCCGGCACTATTTTGGCCGGTTTTATAACTAGCCGCCAAGCGGGTATCATTGTTCTGATCATTGCAGTCTTGGGATGTTATGCCTCAAGAAGTATTCCAGATGCGAAAGCCGAACATGATGGCCCCCCGCTTGATCGAAATATTGTTCGCGCTTCTTATCGGCTGGTTTCCGGCACTATGCATATTCCACGCTTATTTTTAGCGATTTGCTCGATCAGTTTTTTTTGGGCCATTGGTTCGGTGTTGATTATCCAGTTTCCGCCAGTGGTAAAAAATCTTTTTTATGCGGACAGACAAGTCGCGAGTTTATTTCTGGCAATTTTTTCTATTGGTGTTGCGATTGGTTCGTTGCTGATTAACCGTTTACTGTCGGGGAATGTCTCTGCGCGCTATGCGCCTGCCTCGGTTTTAGCAATGGGTGTTTCAGTTTTGGGCTTTGATCGTGTTATTCATAATTGGCATAATTTGCCAACGGGCCGTTTCTTCACTGTCTCAGCCTTTATTCATCAACCCGATATTTGGATGGTTTTTGTCGCCTTACTAGCGATTGCGGTTACTGGCGGTATGTTTGTGGTACCCCTTTATGCTTTTTTAACGACGACTGTCGCCAAAGATCATACAGCAAGGACAGTTGCCGCCAATAATATTATGACCTCGGGCGCTATGGTTTTTGGGGGTTTTTCTGCGGCCCTTGCTAATAGCCTTGGGGCCTCTACTTCACAGATTTTATGGGGTGTTGCGGCTATGTGCTGTATTGCTGCTTGGTTATCTTGGCGGCTTCATTGCAGTTGTGATTAA
- the pgsA gene encoding CDP-diacylglycerol--glycerol-3-phosphate 3-phosphatidyltransferase, whose product MLTLPNVLTLSRIFAVPVLVALLWNPGCLGYICAFLLYCLMAITDYFDGYLARAQGTVSKLGIFLDPIADKIMVASVIVLLISRHPLITDFNILAAFIILLREIAVSGLREFLAELHVSLPVSRLAKWKTTFQLVAFGAIILSGATPQTPAIAEAGLVSLWIAAILTLITGWDYLRIGIKHMD is encoded by the coding sequence ATGCTGACCCTGCCAAATGTCTTGACCCTTTCCCGTATTTTTGCGGTTCCGGTGTTAGTCGCCTTATTATGGAATCCGGGCTGTCTTGGCTATATTTGCGCCTTTTTACTTTATTGCCTGATGGCGATTACTGATTATTTTGATGGTTATCTGGCACGGGCGCAGGGTACCGTTTCCAAGCTTGGTATCTTCCTTGATCCGATTGCGGATAAAATCATGGTCGCTTCGGTCATCGTCTTGCTGATTTCTCGCCACCCGCTCATTACCGATTTCAACATTCTGGCAGCCTTTATCATTCTTTTGCGCGAAATTGCGGTTTCTGGATTGCGAGAATTTCTGGCGGAATTACATGTATCCCTTCCTGTCAGCCGATTGGCTAAATGGAAAACAACTTTTCAGTTGGTCGCTTTTGGTGCCATTATCTTAAGCGGTGCTACGCCGCAAACGCCGGCGATAGCTGAAGCCGGTCTTGTTTCCTTATGGATAGCCGCCATTCTAACGCTGATTACAGGCTGGGATTACTTACGTATCGGCATCAAACATATGGATTAA
- a CDS encoding TonB-dependent receptor, giving the protein MKIPLKKLISFKDGYKWSTFLTALALSSPLLAEENNKKYDPSELIITAKKDKDNYGQNRNTAAKIALAARDLPQTVNVVSHRLMQDQMVLSQQDALKNVPGVSFSTGDGQRDQVFIRGFNAFGDEFVDGFRDDALYFRDMSNIENIEVLKGPSAALFGRGSAGGIVNRVRKQADTNITNLTFTGGSWNDYRGQWDFGRTSKYNGNGFRLTGAIESGDSYREQQFVHRFAIAPSFMYGKGTDTVISVQADYLKDRRIADLGNPSLNGRTVNIDHPEVYYGSADAAKYDYTQSTVFSQTVNAVHHFSDNLSLRDGFRHYDYKMFRGNTSPASGVVNGLVQLSHHPAARNENGWDNQLELTQKIATGKIHQTLLYGFEVSRQSKLSTTYATYPGKSTSQEIKDSFYVDPFDPVLPNITGDDLSSITNKNRGIFYDYGLYLQDAIDFTHGFKLLAGIRWDSFSQTTLPISGSATYAHRLDHTWSPRLGLTYEPDDHQSYYVSWSKSYQPSGETLNIVAKQADLVPSETTSKEIGAKYTLLHNRLMIQIAGFIIKKTHIQATNPLDNTTMAIGTQRNEGAEFSATLDVGRDIHLIAGYAYITTKNLASATPAYVGKEGTLTPHNQGNFYITKAFGKHFGIGGGMNYVGNRWADPSNTVILPHYVTGDAMGWAQFGRYRFQLNAYNISNARYIVSGHGTNANLNMPGAPLNFRGTVSVSL; this is encoded by the coding sequence ATGAAGATCCCATTAAAAAAGCTTATTTCTTTTAAAGACGGTTATAAGTGGAGCACTTTTCTTACAGCCTTAGCTTTATCCTCACCTCTGTTGGCAGAAGAAAATAACAAAAAATATGATCCGTCCGAACTTATAATTACGGCTAAAAAAGATAAAGATAATTACGGACAAAACCGAAATACAGCTGCAAAAATTGCTCTTGCTGCACGCGATCTTCCCCAAACAGTAAATGTCGTCTCGCACCGCTTAATGCAGGATCAGATGGTGCTATCACAACAAGATGCGCTTAAAAATGTTCCGGGCGTTTCTTTTTCAACCGGCGACGGACAACGCGATCAGGTCTTCATTCGTGGATTTAACGCTTTTGGCGATGAATTCGTGGATGGTTTTCGGGATGATGCGCTTTATTTTCGTGACATGTCCAATATCGAGAATATCGAAGTCCTAAAAGGCCCCTCTGCGGCCTTATTTGGACGGGGTTCAGCGGGAGGTATTGTCAACCGCGTCCGAAAACAAGCAGATACCAATATTACAAACCTCACTTTTACCGGCGGATCATGGAATGACTATCGCGGGCAATGGGATTTCGGGCGGACAAGTAAATATAATGGGAATGGTTTTCGCCTGACAGGTGCCATTGAAAGCGGGGACAGCTATCGAGAACAGCAATTTGTCCATCGCTTCGCGATTGCGCCTTCTTTCATGTATGGAAAAGGTACGGACACAGTTATTTCGGTACAGGCCGATTATCTAAAAGATCGCAGAATTGCCGATTTAGGGAACCCTTCTCTTAATGGTCGCACGGTCAATATCGATCACCCCGAAGTTTATTACGGTTCAGCCGATGCCGCTAAATATGATTACACACAGTCCACTGTATTTTCCCAAACGGTAAATGCCGTTCATCATTTTTCAGATAATTTGTCCTTACGAGACGGTTTTCGCCATTATGATTATAAGATGTTTCGAGGAAACACGAGTCCGGCAAGTGGGGTCGTCAACGGATTAGTTCAACTTTCGCACCATCCGGCGGCCCGTAATGAAAATGGATGGGATAACCAACTGGAATTAACGCAAAAAATTGCAACAGGAAAAATCCATCAAACCTTGCTTTATGGTTTTGAAGTTTCACGTCAAAGTAAATTATCAACGACCTATGCAACCTATCCCGGTAAATCGACATCCCAAGAGATTAAAGACAGTTTTTATGTTGATCCGTTCGATCCAGTATTACCCAATATTACAGGAGATGATCTCAGCAGTATTACAAATAAAAATCGTGGCATTTTTTATGATTATGGGCTTTACCTCCAAGATGCCATCGACTTCACGCATGGTTTTAAGCTGTTAGCTGGCATCCGCTGGGATTCCTTTAGCCAAACAACCTTGCCGATTTCGGGATCAGCAACCTATGCCCATCGTCTTGATCACACATGGAGTCCCCGTCTCGGTCTGACCTATGAACCTGATGATCATCAATCCTATTATGTTTCATGGAGTAAAAGTTACCAGCCCTCTGGCGAGACCCTGAATATTGTGGCTAAGCAGGCCGATCTGGTGCCTTCAGAGACCACCTCTAAAGAAATCGGTGCTAAATATACCTTATTACACAATCGGCTGATGATTCAGATCGCAGGCTTCATCATCAAAAAAACGCATATTCAGGCTACTAATCCCCTTGATAACACCACTATGGCTATCGGAACTCAGCGCAATGAAGGCGCGGAATTTTCAGCAACCCTTGATGTCGGACGCGATATTCATTTGATTGCGGGCTATGCTTATATCACCACCAAAAATCTGGCTTCCGCAACCCCCGCCTATGTTGGAAAGGAAGGCACGTTGACGCCTCATAATCAGGGCAATTTTTATATAACCAAAGCTTTCGGTAAACATTTCGGTATCGGAGGCGGCATGAATTATGTGGGCAACCGTTGGGCAGATCCCAGCAATACAGTCATTTTACCCCATTATGTAACGGGCGATGCCATGGGATGGGCACAATTTGGCCGCTATAGATTTCAGCTCAATGCCTATAATATTTCGAATGCACGTTATATTGTTTCTGGTCATGGGACCAATGCTAATTTGAATATGCCGGGGGCACCCTTGAATTTCCGCGGCACTGTCAGTGTCTCTTTGTAG
- the bioB gene encoding biotin synthase BioB, protein MIPVETQPTERDGTTVIPQLTEDIRYDWQEEEALALYNLPLLELVGQANAVHRRYHEAGRLQKASLLSIKTGGCPEDCGYCSQSAHHDVELTREKLMDPDAVIALAAKAKQAGAERFCMGAAWRKIRDGKEFDAVLAMIRGVRALNMEACVTLGMVNKDQAKRLAEVGLTAYNHNLDTGPDYYPKIVTTHSYQDRLETLKCVREAGIALCTGGIIGLGETPRDRVALLRVLASMAPHPESVPVNMLVPIEGTPLAQAEPVDSLDIVRMIATARLMMPQSMVRLSAGRSSLSRETQILCLLAGANSIFYGNVLLTTPNADVQADDALLEALSANV, encoded by the coding sequence ATGATACCGGTCGAGACGCAGCCTACAGAACGCGATGGCACAACCGTTATACCGCAATTGACGGAAGATATTCGTTACGATTGGCAAGAAGAGGAAGCGCTCGCCCTTTATAATCTGCCATTATTGGAATTGGTAGGACAAGCGAATGCCGTCCATCGACGCTATCATGAGGCAGGGCGGCTGCAAAAGGCTAGTTTGCTGAGTATTAAAACGGGCGGCTGTCCTGAAGATTGTGGCTATTGTTCGCAATCTGCTCATCACGATGTAGAGTTGACCCGCGAAAAATTAATGGACCCTGATGCTGTGATTGCGTTAGCGGCCAAGGCAAAGCAAGCTGGGGCTGAACGTTTTTGTATGGGGGCCGCTTGGCGAAAAATCCGCGATGGTAAAGAATTTGATGCGGTTTTAGCCATGATCCGAGGGGTGCGGGCTTTGAATATGGAAGCCTGTGTTACCTTGGGCATGGTTAATAAAGATCAGGCAAAACGTTTAGCCGAAGTCGGTCTTACCGCTTATAATCATAATCTTGATACCGGCCCTGATTACTATCCAAAAATTGTAACAACCCATAGTTATCAGGATCGGCTAGAGACACTGAAATGTGTAAGAGAAGCAGGTATTGCCCTTTGCACAGGGGGCATTATCGGTCTTGGCGAAACCCCACGTGATCGGGTCGCTTTATTGCGGGTTTTAGCCTCTATGGCCCCTCATCCAGAAAGCGTGCCCGTCAATATGTTAGTTCCGATAGAGGGCACGCCTCTTGCACAGGCTGAACCTGTGGATTCATTAGATATTGTTCGGATGATTGCAACTGCCCGTCTGATGATGCCCCAATCTATGGTGCGTTTATCAGCCGGTCGTTCTTCGCTTAGTCGTGAAACGCAGATTCTTTGTTTGTTAGCAGGCGCTAATTCGATTTTTTATGGAAATGTTTTGCTGACGACGCCGAATGCGGATGTTCAAGCGGATGATGCTTTATTAGAGGCGTTGAGCGCTAACGTTTGA
- a CDS encoding ABC-F family ATP-binding cassette domain-containing protein, with protein MAPPLLSFENLGVIQGAGYLFRHLDINIQPRDRLALIGRNGAGKTTLLKLLAGVIEPDEGRRSIQPGLKLVLLEQAPSFEGCETLADYALAGADAPPRYQVEAIADQLGVDLSRSAQSASGGEQRRAAIARALAMEPDLLLMDEPTNHLDLAAIEFLEGWLNRFRGAFIVISHDRTFLTRLTRQCLWLDRGQVRRAEIGFGGFEAWMEKIQAEEVRAAEKLDAKLKLEEHWLIRGVTARRKRNQGRLTKLYEMRAERKSMTGPEGTAKLAIDTNDVRTKIVIEAKHISKSFGDREIIKDFSLRVRRGDRIGIVGANGAGKTTLLKLLMGEIEPDQGSIKRAENLEAVVIDQQRAALLPDKTLRDIIAHGGDWIEIGDQKKHVVGYLKDFLFDPALLDAKVSTLSGGERSRLLMAREFARRSNLLILDEPTNDLDLETIDLLQEVISNYSGTVLLVSHDRDFLDNVATTTLGMDGSGVIDVVAGGYSDWQKQRADRLALSQSRASAKNLEKGDATATTAAVQKPTRFKLSYKDQRDYDLLPEQIEKMEAEIASHEAALADPELYTRDPAQFSALTDKVAALRDKKEDAEMRWLELAEQVEASQ; from the coding sequence ATGGCTCCTCCTTTATTATCTTTTGAAAATCTTGGCGTTATTCAAGGCGCGGGATATTTGTTCCGACATCTGGATATTAACATCCAACCCCGTGATCGTTTAGCCCTGATCGGGCGCAATGGTGCAGGTAAGACCACCTTGTTAAAGCTTTTGGCGGGTGTGATTGAGCCTGACGAGGGGCGACGTAGTATTCAACCCGGCTTGAAACTGGTTTTATTAGAACAGGCCCCTTCTTTTGAAGGCTGTGAAACTCTGGCTGATTATGCCTTGGCCGGAGCTGACGCCCCACCCCGCTATCAGGTGGAAGCTATTGCAGACCAATTAGGAGTCGATCTTTCTCGATCGGCTCAGTCGGCTTCTGGCGGTGAACAACGTCGTGCGGCTATTGCTCGCGCGTTGGCGATGGAGCCTGATTTACTGTTAATGGATGAACCTACCAACCATCTTGATCTGGCCGCGATCGAGTTTTTGGAAGGGTGGCTTAACCGTTTTCGAGGCGCCTTTATTGTTATCAGCCATGATCGTACCTTTTTAACGCGTTTAACCAGACAATGTTTATGGCTTGATCGGGGACAGGTTCGGCGGGCTGAAATCGGCTTTGGTGGGTTTGAAGCCTGGATGGAAAAAATTCAGGCAGAAGAAGTGCGTGCTGCTGAAAAGTTGGATGCTAAATTAAAGTTAGAAGAGCATTGGTTAATCCGTGGCGTCACGGCCAGACGAAAGCGTAATCAGGGACGTCTGACCAAACTTTATGAAATGCGCGCCGAACGAAAATCTATGACAGGGCCGGAAGGTACGGCCAAGCTGGCCATTGATACCAATGATGTTCGTACTAAAATCGTCATTGAGGCCAAGCATATAAGCAAAAGCTTTGGTGATCGTGAAATTATTAAAGATTTCTCCTTAAGAGTGCGTCGGGGTGATCGCATTGGTATTGTTGGCGCAAATGGTGCGGGTAAGACGACCTTACTAAAGTTATTAATGGGCGAGATCGAACCGGATCAAGGCAGCATTAAACGGGCTGAAAATTTGGAAGCTGTCGTTATTGACCAGCAACGAGCGGCTTTGCTCCCTGATAAAACCTTGCGGGATATTATTGCCCATGGCGGTGATTGGATCGAAATCGGCGATCAAAAGAAGCATGTCGTCGGCTATTTAAAAGATTTTCTATTTGATCCGGCTTTGTTGGATGCCAAGGTTAGCACGTTATCGGGCGGTGAACGTTCCCGTTTGTTGATGGCGCGAGAATTTGCCAGACGTTCTAATCTGTTGATTTTGGATGAGCCTACGAATGATCTCGACTTGGAAACCATTGATCTTTTGCAAGAAGTAATCAGCAATTATAGCGGCACGGTCTTGTTAGTTAGCCATGATCGCGATTTTCTCGATAATGTCGCGACGACCACTTTGGGAATGGATGGTTCCGGTGTCATTGATGTTGTCGCAGGGGGCTATAGCGACTGGCAAAAACAGCGTGCTGATCGGTTGGCCTTGTCACAATCGCGTGCTTCGGCAAAAAACCTTGAAAAAGGGGATGCGACCGCAACGACAGCTGCAGTGCAAAAACCTACCCGCTTCAAATTATCTTATAAAGATCAGCGCGATTATGACTTGTTGCCTGAACAGATTGAAAAAATGGAAGCCGAAATTGCTAGCCATGAAGCCGCTTTAGCTGATCCTGAGCTTTACACTCGCGATCCCGCACAATTTTCGGCTTTAACCGATAAAGTTGCCGCATTGCGGGATAAGAAAGAGGATGCAGAAATGCGTTGGTTAGAATTAGCCGAGCAGGTGGAGGCATCCCAGTAA